A window of the Lysinibacillus irui genome harbors these coding sequences:
- a CDS encoding DUF4304 domain-containing protein: MLQHIFNELIKQDIKPFLATFGFNKKGLNFYKKTDNLIYLINFQKSAGNTANQVLFYVNCGIYAAELAQIQSKEILTSPKEVECHFRARMREIADTAPDRFSITATTNIDNVRKMLLPCLEDVLHFFETMTSARSIVDYYTSGPFLHLGEESFHLLLQANDVTAAKHYFNALRKKHGAEQRWSIFEQQYHAIFNQYGVKLEII, encoded by the coding sequence ATGTTGCAGCACATCTTTAATGAGTTGATAAAACAGGACATAAAGCCGTTCTTAGCCACATTCGGCTTCAACAAGAAAGGTCTGAATTTCTATAAGAAAACGGACAACCTCATCTACCTAATCAATTTCCAAAAATCTGCTGGGAATACAGCTAATCAGGTTCTATTTTATGTGAATTGCGGGATTTACGCAGCTGAGTTGGCACAAATTCAATCGAAAGAAATTCTGACATCACCGAAAGAAGTAGAATGTCACTTCAGGGCAAGGATGAGAGAAATAGCTGACACTGCTCCAGATCGATTTTCTATCACAGCTACTACTAATATAGATAACGTAAGAAAAATGCTACTTCCTTGTTTAGAAGATGTCCTTCATTTCTTTGAAACGATGACCAGTGCCAGATCCATTGTTGATTATTATACGTCAGGCCCATTTTTACATTTAGGTGAAGAGAGCTTTCATTTGCTATTACAGGCCAATGATGTAACTGCAGCGAAACATTACTTTAATGCATTACGTAAAAAGCATGGAGCTGAACAGAGGTGGTCCATTTTCGAACAACAATACCATGCTATATTCAATCAATATGGAGTGAAACTTGAAATAATTTAA
- a CDS encoding YczE/YyaS/YitT family protein, with translation MRYAFYVVGLLILTLGISFTIQSNLGTSPFDALLVGLSRNVGLTVGSWEIILAILLIGSNALIAKQKPELVGLITAFITGIGIDMWLFLLRDFVTPDFWYSQAICFGIGLIVTGLGTATYLHTNFAPIPVDRLTILIKEMTKKSIFFSRTIIYVLFLVLAMIFKGPIGVGTLLTVCLGGFILHFFMPIIGRILDNKMNISQKEELNR, from the coding sequence TTGAGATATGCTTTTTATGTAGTAGGCCTTTTAATTTTAACGCTTGGTATTTCTTTCACTATACAATCCAATCTCGGCACCTCTCCTTTTGATGCTCTTTTAGTAGGCTTGTCTAGAAATGTGGGCTTGACAGTAGGTAGCTGGGAAATCATTCTGGCCATCCTATTAATCGGTAGTAATGCCCTAATAGCCAAACAAAAGCCCGAATTAGTAGGCTTGATTACAGCATTTATTACTGGTATAGGGATAGATATGTGGTTATTTCTATTACGCGATTTCGTAACACCAGACTTTTGGTATAGCCAAGCCATTTGTTTTGGCATAGGATTGATAGTGACTGGGTTAGGAACCGCAACCTATTTACATACAAATTTTGCACCTATTCCTGTAGATCGACTAACTATATTAATAAAAGAAATGACGAAAAAATCGATATTTTTCTCAAGAACAATTATTTATGTCTTATTTTTAGTACTTGCCATGATTTTTAAAGGGCCAATTGGAGTCGGTACGTTATTAACAGTTTGTTTAGGAGGCTTTATCCTGCATTTCTTTATGCCGATAATCGGGAGAATATTAGATAACAAAATGAACATAAGCCAAAAGGAAGAGCTTAATCGTTAG
- a CDS encoding GNAT family N-acetyltransferase, translating to MTIKIKKCNREDLKKLQEVSIETFHDTFKEQNSPENMKAYLEKAFNEKQLAQELENAASQFYFILDNEEIAGYLKVNVDEAQSEEMGDESLEIERIYIRDKFQGKGFGKHLFNKALEVAMAQDKKSIWLGVWEKNDHAIGFYQKIGFVQTGAHSFYMGDEEQIDLIMTKTLA from the coding sequence ATGACAATTAAAATAAAAAAGTGTAACCGTGAAGATTTAAAAAAGCTACAAGAAGTTAGTATTGAAACATTCCATGATACATTTAAAGAGCAAAATTCACCTGAAAATATGAAAGCATATCTTGAAAAAGCCTTTAATGAAAAACAGCTGGCACAAGAATTAGAAAATGCTGCTTCACAATTCTATTTTATTTTGGACAATGAAGAAATTGCTGGCTATTTAAAGGTAAATGTTGATGAAGCCCAATCTGAAGAAATGGGGGATGAGTCACTTGAAATTGAAAGAATCTACATTCGCGACAAATTTCAAGGAAAAGGGTTTGGCAAACATTTGTTCAACAAAGCATTGGAAGTAGCTATGGCGCAAGACAAAAAAAGTATTTGGCTAGGTGTTTGGGAGAAGAATGATCATGCCATCGGTTTTTATCAAAAAATAGGCTTTGTCCAAACTGGAGCCCATTCATTCTATATGGGTGATGAAGAACAAATTGATCTTATCATGACCAAAACACTTGCCTAA
- a CDS encoding FMN-binding negative transcriptional regulator: MYIPKYYKITDLEEITEFIRENSFATLVSTIKGKPIAVHIPILLNKIEDDYYLTGHLAYGNPIWKTFEEVNDILVIFNGPHAYISSSWYEKENVPTWNYQAVHIYGKASLIDGKELEQDLTSLLEKYESFRENPVLWDKLSPELLQQEIKGIKGFKIKVEEVQAAYKLSQNRNASDYVNIISELYKEEDPHAAAVAEAMKKNRTE; encoded by the coding sequence ATGTATATTCCTAAGTATTACAAAATAACTGATTTAGAAGAAATCACAGAATTTATTCGAGAGAATTCCTTTGCAACACTTGTTTCAACCATAAAAGGTAAGCCAATAGCAGTTCATATCCCGATACTACTGAATAAAATCGAGGACGATTATTATCTAACAGGTCACTTAGCCTATGGAAATCCTATATGGAAGACCTTTGAGGAAGTAAATGATATTCTTGTCATATTTAATGGACCTCATGCTTACATATCATCCTCTTGGTATGAGAAAGAAAACGTACCAACATGGAATTATCAAGCTGTCCATATTTACGGGAAAGCCAGTCTAATAGATGGCAAGGAGTTAGAACAAGACTTAACGAGTCTACTTGAAAAATATGAAAGTTTCCGTGAAAATCCTGTATTATGGGATAAACTATCTCCAGAGCTTTTACAGCAAGAAATCAAAGGAATTAAAGGATTTAAAATCAAGGTAGAAGAGGTGCAAGCTGCCTATAAATTAAGTCAAAATCGTAATGCTTCTGACTATGTTAATATTATTAGCGAGCTCTATAAAGAAGAAGATCCACATGCGGCTGCTGTGGCAGAGGCTATGAAGAAAAATAGAACTGAATAA
- the pdxR gene encoding MocR-like pyridoxine biosynthesis transcription factor PdxR: protein MLEITPNLNNQEPLYLQLYNYLKAEIQHGNIVANTKLPSQRSLAKHLHISRNTVDAAYQQLLAEGYVWSKEREGLYVAALEKGYFQMGPSLFESPPLVSQPEQELMTIKYDFNYGDINLKDFPYKIWRKLTMQSLNEDNAHLFLYGDPQGELELRKHIASYLYEARGVQCSADQIVIGAGLQHLMGIVCNLIGRNELFAMEDPGYYRVRYLLKDHGIKMKPIPLDDQGIQIDHLRNSNIKAVYVTPSHQFPIGTVMPITRRLELLEWAKSEDAYIIEDDYDGEFRYSGKPIPALQGLDSNEQVIYMGTFSKSLIPSIKLSYMVLPRKLIDLFKRNSYYVQTVSRHHQHTLQLFIESGHWERHLNKSRNGYKRRYEVLIKAIHQIFGDKVKLYGASSGLHILLEPNNKMSEEELIETARLKEVKVYPTSIFYASPSEIKSAKVLLGFANLEEAAIERGIELLKAAWFGK, encoded by the coding sequence ATGCTCGAAATAACGCCAAACTTGAATAATCAGGAACCACTTTATCTTCAATTGTACAATTATTTAAAAGCTGAAATTCAACATGGAAACATTGTGGCAAATACAAAATTGCCATCACAGCGCAGTTTAGCTAAGCATTTACATATTAGTCGAAATACAGTGGACGCAGCTTACCAACAGCTCCTTGCAGAGGGTTATGTTTGGAGTAAAGAACGGGAGGGGCTATATGTTGCTGCACTTGAAAAGGGCTATTTTCAAATGGGCCCTAGTCTTTTTGAATCACCTCCATTAGTGTCTCAGCCAGAACAAGAACTAATGACCATAAAGTATGATTTTAATTATGGGGATATCAATTTAAAAGACTTTCCCTATAAAATTTGGCGAAAGTTGACTATGCAAAGTCTTAATGAAGATAATGCCCATCTTTTTTTATATGGAGATCCACAAGGAGAGCTCGAATTAAGGAAACATATAGCAAGCTATCTTTACGAAGCTAGAGGAGTTCAATGCTCAGCAGACCAAATTGTTATTGGTGCAGGACTACAACATCTTATGGGAATCGTATGTAACTTAATTGGACGGAACGAGCTTTTTGCCATGGAGGATCCAGGTTATTACCGGGTGCGTTATCTTTTGAAGGATCATGGTATAAAGATGAAGCCCATACCTCTTGATGATCAAGGGATTCAGATTGACCATTTAAGAAACAGTAATATTAAAGCTGTTTATGTCACGCCATCTCATCAATTCCCAATTGGTACGGTTATGCCAATCACAAGAAGACTAGAGTTATTAGAATGGGCTAAGTCAGAAGATGCGTATATCATCGAGGATGATTATGATGGGGAGTTTCGATATTCGGGTAAACCAATACCAGCTCTACAAGGTTTAGATTCAAATGAACAGGTTATTTATATGGGCACCTTCTCAAAGTCATTAATTCCGTCCATTAAGCTAAGCTACATGGTTCTACCGAGAAAATTAATCGATCTTTTTAAACGGAACAGCTATTATGTTCAAACTGTATCAAGACACCATCAGCATACTTTACAATTATTTATAGAAAGTGGCCATTGGGAAAGGCACCTCAACAAATCAAGGAATGGCTATAAGCGAAGATATGAGGTATTAATAAAGGCCATTCATCAAATATTTGGAGACAAAGTAAAATTGTATGGGGCTAGCAGTGGCTTACATATTCTACTTGAACCAAATAATAAGATGTCGGAAGAGGAACTGATTGAAACTGCGAGGTTAAAAGAAGTAAAGGTTTATCCTACCTCTATTTTTTATGCGAGCCCTTCTGAGATAAAGTCTGCAAAGGTGCTGCTTGGATTTGCCAATCTAGAGGAAGCAGCAATTGAACGGGGGATTGAGCTGTTAAAAGCTGCTTGGTTTGGGAAATGA
- a CDS encoding DUF2935 domain-containing protein: MQFYYGNQMPLRVLDEAEFWKHQEEEHTVVIRELVKDLEQQYVERLKEWEIAFAQTHQQVVRYIETVNRSQGQVSQAFFQDILQLTSFCLQQSEQFIQFCRMLIQDSKPISTNPTAKVVLNHIIVESEYFIGIAQTILYQQSL, from the coding sequence ATGCAGTTTTATTATGGCAATCAAATGCCGTTACGTGTTCTTGATGAAGCTGAATTTTGGAAACATCAAGAAGAGGAACATACGGTAGTGATAAGGGAGCTTGTCAAAGATTTAGAGCAGCAATACGTCGAGAGATTGAAAGAATGGGAAATAGCCTTTGCTCAGACACATCAGCAAGTAGTTAGATATATAGAAACTGTCAATCGCTCACAAGGACAAGTTTCCCAAGCATTTTTTCAAGATATTTTGCAGCTTACTTCTTTTTGTCTCCAACAGAGTGAACAATTTATTCAATTTTGTCGTATGCTTATTCAAGACAGTAAACCGATCAGCACCAATCCAACAGCCAAAGTTGTATTAAATCATATTATTGTAGAATCAGAATATTTTATCGGCATCGCACAAACCATTTTATATCAACAATCACTTTAA